A part of Cotesia glomerata isolate CgM1 linkage group LG4, MPM_Cglom_v2.3, whole genome shotgun sequence genomic DNA contains:
- the LOC123263145 gene encoding 60S ribosomal protein L4, which produces MSKSTARAVVTVYSDKNEPTKEILPIPAIFKAPIRVDLVNDVHQQMAKNKRQPYAVSKEAGHQTSAESWGTGRAVARIPRVRGGGTHRSGQGAFGNMCRGGRMFAPTKTYRRWHRHINVNQRRYAIVSAIAASGVPALVTSKGHLIGEVPEFPLVVSEKIEEYNKTKQAVIFLRRIKAWNDVQKVYKSQRFRAGKGKMRNRRRIQRRGPLIVYGHDKGIRKAFRNIPGVDLMNVNKMNLLKLAPGGHVGRFVIWTKSAFEKLDALYGTWRKESKLKKDYNLPSPKMANTDLSRILKSEEIRKVLRAPRKKVIRRVKKLNPLKNTRAMLKLNPYAAVTKRVAILTAGQRLLTSDELSEKSKTTKSLLMRRKKQILAAKAAKPKVAKPKVAKAPKKAPATEKKSTAATKAVKVEKVPAKK; this is translated from the exons ATG tcgAAGTCAACAGCTCGAGCAGTAGTCACTGTTTACAGTGATAAAAATGAGCCAACAAAAGAGATTTTGCCTATCCCTGCCATTTTCAAGGCACCGATTCGCGTGGATTTGGTAAATGATGTTCATCAACAAATGGCTAAGAACAAGCGTCAACCTTACGCTGTATCTAAAGAAGctg gTCATCAAACATCTGCTGAATCCTGGGGTACAGGACGTGCCGTGGCACGTATTCCCCGTGTCCGTGGTGGTGGTACTCACCGTTCTGGTCAGGGAGCTTTTGGTAACATGTGTCGCGGAGGACGTATGTTTGCACCGACTAAAACTTACCGTCGCTGGCACCGTCACATCAACGTCAACCAGAGACGTTATGCTATTGTATCAGCCATCGCCGCGTCAGGAGTACCTGCATTAGTTACGTCAAAAG gaCATTTGATTGGAGAAGTCCCAGAGTTCCCATTGGTTGTATCCGAGAAAATTGAAGAATACAACAAGACGAAGCAAGCCGTCATTTTCTTGCGTCGCATCAAGGCCTGGAATGATGTCCAAAAG GTCTACAAGTCCCAACGTTTCCGTGCTGGTAAAGGTAAAATGCGTAACCGTCGTCGCATCCAACGTCGTGGACCATTGATCGTTTACGGCCATGATAAG GGAATCCGCAAAGCGTTCCGTAACATTCCCGGAGTTGACTTGATGAATGTCAACAAGATGAACCTTTTGAAGCTTGCACCAGGTGGTCATGTTGGTCGTTTTGTCATCTGGACTAAATCTGCATTTGAGAAGCTTGACGCTTTGTACGGTACATGGCGCAAAGAATCCAAATTGAAGAAGGATTACAATTTACCATCACCCAAGATGGCTAACACAGACTTGTCAAGAATTTTGAAGTCTGAAGAAATCCGTAAAGTTTTACGTGCTCCaag aAAGAAGGTTATTCGTCGGGTCAAGAAATTGAACCCATTGAAGAACACCCGCGCGATGTTAAAATTGAACCCGTATGCTGCGGTAACAAAGAGAGTAGCAATTTTGACTGCTGGACAGCGTCTGCTCACGAGTGACGAACTCTCTGAGAAAAGTAAAACT accaAGAGCCTGTTGATGCGCCGTAAGAAGCAAATTCTTGCTGCGAAAGCTGCCAAGCCGAAGGTAGCGAAACCAAAAGTAGCCAAGGCACCGAAGAAAGCCCCAGCGACTGAAAAGAAATCCACCGCAGCGACTAAAGCAGTTAAGGTTGAAAAAGTACCAGCCAAGAAGTAA